The Saprospiraceae bacterium genome contains the following window.
ACTGGACAATGCCAATAAATACTCACCGGACCAACCTGAAATTTCGGTTAAAACCAGAAATAATGGCAGTACCATAGAAATCCTCATAAATGATAAAGGAATCGGCATGAGCCGGGATGTTCAAAAGATGATTTTTGAAAAATTTTACCGCGTCCCAACTGGTAACATACACAATGTCAAAGGGTTCGGATTAGGATTGAGTTATGTTAAAGCCATGACGCTGGAGCACAATGGACGGGTTGAAGTGGAGAGTGAACCAGGCAAAGGAAGCAGCTTTAAGCTCATTTTTCCGATCAAGGCTTAAAAAATATTAACATTTGCAACGACATTCTTCGTATTTAATCGTTATTATATAAATTGTCTAAAATGGTTGGTGCAACTACAGATACATCTTTGTCTACAAAAATCCTGCTTGTCGAGGACGATCGCAATTTTGGAGACGTGCTGCGATCTTACCTTGAAATGCATGGGTACGATGTGGATTTGGCTGTTGATGGAATTGATGGCTTTGAGCAATACCGAAGAGGAAATTATGATTTGTGTATTTTGGATGTCATGATGCCCCGAAAGGATGGTTTTTCTTTAGCCAAAGACATTCGATCTAAAAGTTCCGAAGTACCCATTATCTTTTTGACTGCCAAGACTTTAAAAGAAGATGTTTTGGAAGGATTTCGGATAGGGGGAGATGATTATGTAACCAAACCATTCAATTCTGAAGAGTTGCTGTATAGGGTTCAAGCCATACTCAAGCGCTCAATGAAAAAGTCCGATCCTGAAGATGATGCTAAAGAATTCACCATTGGTATTTATTATTTTAATTTTCCCTTACGAATCCTTTATTTAAAGGAGAACAATGAAATTACTGAAAAAATCAAGCTTTCTCCAAAAGAAGCCCTTTTGTTAAAAATGTTTTGTCAGTACAGAAATCAAATTTTACCCCGTTCGGAGGCCCTCAGTAAAATTTGGGGAGAGGATAATTATTTTACAGCCCGGAGTATGGATGTATTTGTAACCAAACTCAGAAAATACCTGGCAAAAGATGAAAATATTGAAATCATGAACATCCATGGAAATGGATTCCGCATGATTATCCGCGGTGAAATCGGCTCCGAGCTTTAACGAATCGTTCCATTCTGGCGGAATCCTCTAAGAACCCCTATAATTTCCTTTTGAATTAGACTGGAGTCTCTATCTTTAATCCGGTGAAAGATCATTCTATACACGCCTTACTATACGCTTTTGGAGGTTCCCTGTTTTTGTTTTTACTCCATCATTTGCCTGTAAATCAGATTTTTATTGACCCTTTTAGTGAGGCCATAAAGAATCATGATATTATGGACATTGCGTTTTCCAAATTCAGAAACCACAATGATCCTGCCTTATTTGATCCACGGATTGTAATCATTAATTCCAAAGTTACCAATCGGGAACAAATTGCTAACACCATAGATTATTTAAACAGAAATGAAGTCGCAGTCATTGGGGTCGATCTTCTCTTTGATACTGTTTATCACACAGCACAAGATACCTTGTTGCGAGAAGCATTGACGTCTGCCGAAAAGTTGGTTTTAGGGAATACGTTTTCTGAAACCCAAAATCATTTTGAAAGTGTGTCGGAGTTTCAATCTGATAGTTTCTTTTCAAAAGACAAACTCCAGGCTTATGTAAATTTAGGAACCAACGATGGGTATTCTGTAAGAGCTTTTGAACCCTATCATATAATAAATGGAATTGAAACGAAGTCATTTGCCATGCAGGTTGCTTCGATGTACAATCCTGATATAAACAAACTAACTCACCTTAAAGCACATACAAAGGAATGGATTAATTTTAAACGATTGCAGCCCGGAGTTCAAAACATGCGAGCTCCCTTTAATTCAAAACAAGCGGTGCATTATGTAATGCATCAAATGGATCGTTTCTTAGAAGACACCTCTCAATTTGATAACAATTATTTTAAAGACAAAATCGTATTGATTGGTTTTTGTGGAGAGAATGATAATTCGCTTTCAATGAATGACCGATATTTTACTCCATTAAACGAACAATATACCGGACGATCTCTTCCTGATATGCACGGCGTTGTGATCCATGCTAATATCATATCCATGATTCTTGATCAGGATTTTATCATGGATATTCCTGGGAGTATTATTTTTATACTCTCTGTTTTAATTTTTTTATTAATTATTTCGTATTCAAAAAGATGTCGCCGAAAGATTATTTTCGATCCATTCCTTATATCCGGTTTATTCAAATTATAGAATTTTTTACCTTATTGGGGATTTGTCTAAGTTTACTTTTGTTTGCTAACATTAAACTTGGTTTTATATTTTTAACGACCACCATTATCATATCATATGAACTTTATGAATTATATGAACACAAATTAAAACAATACCCGGAAGCCTATCTTCAAATCATCCGAGATTGGTTCGAACGAAATTCTTTTACCAAAAAGGCTTAAACCGTTTGAAAACTTTTATCTTCGGCAACTGATAACCTAAACCTCAAAAGCCGTACCTCTAATAAACGATTAAATTGCCCCGAATATGGCTATAAACAAGTATTTCGTTCTAATTTGCTTTAGTTTGATCAGTCTTTCCATTGGTTTTAGCCAAGGAATTGCTGCTATACAAATAGAAGGGTCGGTCAAAATTTGCAAATCAAAAGAACCATCCAATAAAGCTAAAAATCTCCAATATGGCCCGGTTTACGATGATCAAAAAATCATTATATCCGGTAAAAATGCACGCGTTAAACTGGTAAAAAATTCAGGTGAAGTATGCGAAGTATTAGCACCGGGAACGCACTATATCAGCAGTCTGACATTTAGCAAACCTTCTGAAAATTCATTTTTAGGTCAGTTGGCTAATTACTTTATATCCTTTTTCGAATCGAATGAATCGTCTGAATCCAAAGAAAGTTATAAAAATTCAATTTATGCTATTTCCAGAGGTGAATTGGCAGCACCTGTTTTAGATTTTCCAATGACAGGGAAATTGCCGTCTGATTTTAATTCAATGGAATTTTCATG
Protein-coding sequences here:
- a CDS encoding CHASE2 domain-containing protein, which encodes MKDHSIHALLYAFGGSLFLFLLHHLPVNQIFIDPFSEAIKNHDIMDIAFSKFRNHNDPALFDPRIVIINSKVTNREQIANTIDYLNRNEVAVIGVDLLFDTVYHTAQDTLLREALTSAEKLVLGNTFSETQNHFESVSEFQSDSFFSKDKLQAYVNLGTNDGYSVRAFEPYHIINGIETKSFAMQVASMYNPDINKLTHLKAHTKEWINFKRLQPGVQNMRAPFNSKQAVHYVMHQMDRFLEDTSQFDNNYFKDKIVLIGFCGENDNSLSMNDRYFTPLNEQYTGRSLPDMHGVVIHANIISMILDQDFIMDIPGSIIFILSVLIFLLIISYSKRCRRKIIFDPFLISGLFKL
- a CDS encoding response regulator transcription factor yields the protein MVGATTDTSLSTKILLVEDDRNFGDVLRSYLEMHGYDVDLAVDGIDGFEQYRRGNYDLCILDVMMPRKDGFSLAKDIRSKSSEVPIIFLTAKTLKEDVLEGFRIGGDDYVTKPFNSEELLYRVQAILKRSMKKSDPEDDAKEFTIGIYYFNFPLRILYLKENNEITEKIKLSPKEALLLKMFCQYRNQILPRSEALSKIWGEDNYFTARSMDVFVTKLRKYLAKDENIEIMNIHGNGFRMIIRGEIGSEL